A single region of the Lacipirellulaceae bacterium genome encodes:
- a CDS encoding BON domain-containing protein translates to MRKLITCFALVATLSCVASPVLADAETDRNAAQKIAETIKGSGQLQDFRVGVKYQDGVAWLLGSVTSPEQSRKAEQLAKQCSGVEKVVNRLEIAGGNRVAAQTQADTSVQPAALQQARQMPVRTAATNQMPRPFASRAGNGVQPAQYSPAGPGMVPQPAGPMPGGAGQVNYENPQMPGYAWPSYAANPNYAALTYPKQYSAAAWPYIGPFYPYPQVPLGWRKVTLEWDDGWWFLDFKDCKDCH, encoded by the coding sequence ATGCGAAAACTAATTACATGCTTTGCACTTGTTGCAACGCTCAGTTGCGTTGCTTCGCCAGTGTTAGCGGACGCAGAAACGGACCGCAATGCGGCCCAGAAAATTGCAGAAACCATCAAAGGCAGCGGCCAATTGCAGGACTTCCGCGTTGGTGTGAAGTATCAAGATGGGGTCGCCTGGTTGCTAGGTTCAGTGACCAGCCCAGAACAGAGTCGCAAGGCTGAGCAGCTCGCCAAGCAATGCTCTGGCGTTGAAAAAGTCGTCAATCGACTTGAAATCGCTGGCGGCAACCGTGTTGCAGCCCAAACGCAAGCGGACACCTCGGTTCAGCCTGCCGCTTTGCAACAGGCTCGTCAGATGCCAGTTCGCACCGCAGCAACCAATCAAATGCCTCGCCCTTTTGCTAGCCGTGCTGGCAATGGCGTGCAGCCTGCTCAGTACAGCCCTGCCGGACCGGGGATGGTTCCTCAACCCGCAGGTCCGATGCCTGGTGGAGCTGGTCAGGTGAACTACGAGAATCCACAGATGCCTGGCTACGCTTGGCCAAGCTACGCTGCGAACCCGAACTACGCAGCCCTGACTTACCCCAAGCAGTATTCGGCAGCCGCTTGGCCTTACATCGGCCCGTTCTACCCTTACCCACAAGTTCCTCTGGGATGGCGTAAGGTCACTTTGGAATGGGACGACGGCTGGTGGTTCCTTGACTTCAAAGACTGCAAGGACTGCCACTAG
- a CDS encoding MotA/TolQ/ExbB proton channel family protein encodes MRLPTTKTFSRYAFGFAAIVLLNSNRAVAQEAATEAAEAIPTTSLWEMLLAGGPLLAPIAACSFVLMLAVFERTLSLRRSRVSPRLFVERFLLQIEEDALGREEALRRCRENHSLTAEVFEAAVRKWGKPAVEVEQAVIDEGERATNQMRKFLRVINGVATVCPLMGLLGTVWGMMEAFNAIAGSSAMGRPELLAGGISGALLSTAAGLFVAIPALILYLFFVGRVDMLTMEIDRNGQQLVNLISAEGLEDRKSRPSRGKATKKRAA; translated from the coding sequence ATGCGTTTGCCAACTACAAAAACATTCAGCCGTTACGCTTTCGGTTTCGCCGCAATCGTACTCCTCAACTCAAATCGCGCCGTCGCCCAAGAAGCGGCGACCGAAGCGGCAGAAGCGATTCCAACGACAAGCCTTTGGGAGATGCTTCTCGCCGGAGGTCCGTTGCTTGCGCCAATTGCCGCCTGTTCGTTCGTGCTGATGCTGGCCGTCTTCGAACGGACACTCAGCTTACGGCGCAGTCGGGTTTCCCCCCGATTGTTTGTTGAGCGTTTCCTGCTGCAAATCGAAGAGGACGCACTCGGTCGTGAGGAAGCCCTTCGTCGCTGTCGCGAGAACCACAGCCTTACCGCCGAAGTTTTCGAAGCCGCGGTACGCAAGTGGGGCAAGCCCGCCGTCGAGGTGGAGCAGGCCGTGATCGACGAAGGGGAACGTGCCACGAATCAGATGCGAAAGTTCCTCCGTGTGATCAACGGCGTGGCGACTGTCTGTCCCCTAATGGGACTGTTGGGTACCGTTTGGGGAATGATGGAAGCTTTCAACGCTATCGCAGGCAGTTCTGCTATGGGTCGGCCCGAGCTGTTGGCCGGCGGAATCAGTGGTGCCCTCCTCTCGACAGCCGCGGGACTGTTCGTTGCCATCCCAGCTTTGATTCTCTATTTGTTCTTCGTCGGTCGGGTGGACATGTTGACGATGGAGATCGATCGTAACGGTCAGCAGTTGGTGAATCTTATTTCTGCGGAAGGTCTGGAGGACCGCAAGAGCAGGCCATCGCGCGGGAAGGCCACGAAGAAGAGAGCTGCTTAG
- a CDS encoding tetratricopeptide repeat protein, with amino-acid sequence MRTQSQKRCLLFLLHVSCAVNGVLADSFTPNSNSFAAATSHYAAREWTEALAAFEFCLTKPLGPSERAAAQFYAGECEVQLGKPDAASIRYSKLVSEDSSEPYRSYAHFRIGEAASRAGDTEVAERELAAFLQWQEESVYRPYAYLIVGESAAARGDWSKARLALSKLLEEYPEHEIASQTRLALAQSLLELGQGEGAIAVVAPLAKMREHPLASAALVTIARAQFARQDFSLAIATVDQLKSQFPDAMECQQAKVIAGWSHWKLAEYKPILALTADLDSGEPYYAELLTLRGLTDYALENWAAAAEELSEATKLLPGRIHLSYYAGESYRRAGQKDEAQRLFESILASPATELADTRTDSWHDDALWALAQMAASEGDLIGSGKMIERIRKEYPGSPYADSKVADQASTQARLLVEAINHQRDARYDAALASYWQLIEYCQEIDQPVGEALFQQAKLFTLLDQVEAARKCFGQCVAQGPANPQYLPASLALGQLDQSTGRHRQASEHYQNIITESPQTLPAQEARFRLAKMHTSQQDSTLALKLLREILETEVTEANLLDRQRTRLTELRQHAREGLIHGHAKRKEWAAVRDHAAGQIASVAEGPLRLSAEFWLAESEYRLGNDAEAKEAFSKVDRRSHSSQAVWTAMAPLRLAQIAARQSNWQEVLSMLAGFRAEHPQFPLLHEADYLVGRALAGRGRMSEARSSYQAVLDNALADDTETAARSQWMIGETFFHQEKYDLARDAYQKVIAQYDFPEWRVRAALQAGKCSELLGEWNQAQRFYKTTLEQDSEIEASSELAARLRWTQQQMASRKQRIE; translated from the coding sequence ATGAGAACTCAGTCCCAAAAACGATGCTTGCTGTTTTTGCTGCATGTTTCGTGCGCGGTGAATGGGGTACTTGCCGATTCGTTTACGCCGAACTCTAACTCTTTTGCCGCGGCAACCTCTCACTACGCCGCTCGCGAATGGACTGAGGCTTTGGCGGCTTTTGAATTCTGCTTGACGAAGCCCTTGGGTCCGAGCGAAAGAGCAGCCGCGCAATTCTATGCCGGGGAGTGTGAAGTCCAGCTTGGGAAGCCCGATGCGGCGTCCATTCGCTACAGTAAGTTGGTGAGTGAGGACTCCTCGGAGCCGTATAGGAGCTATGCGCACTTTCGAATTGGAGAGGCCGCTTCGCGGGCCGGTGATACTGAAGTCGCCGAGCGAGAACTTGCTGCGTTCTTGCAGTGGCAAGAAGAGTCCGTTTACAGGCCCTACGCCTACTTGATTGTCGGAGAGTCCGCCGCAGCTCGCGGGGACTGGAGCAAGGCTCGTCTCGCTCTTAGTAAGCTCCTCGAAGAGTATCCCGAACACGAAATCGCGTCACAGACAAGGCTTGCCTTAGCGCAGTCGCTTCTTGAGCTAGGCCAAGGTGAAGGAGCAATCGCAGTGGTTGCGCCGCTGGCTAAAATGAGGGAGCACCCTCTGGCAAGTGCCGCTCTGGTAACCATCGCGCGAGCGCAGTTCGCCAGGCAAGACTTCTCGTTGGCGATCGCGACGGTCGATCAACTAAAGAGCCAATTCCCTGACGCAATGGAGTGTCAGCAGGCGAAGGTGATCGCTGGATGGTCTCATTGGAAGCTCGCTGAATACAAGCCGATCCTGGCGCTCACTGCCGATCTCGATTCGGGCGAACCCTATTACGCCGAATTGCTGACCCTCCGCGGGCTGACGGACTACGCGCTAGAAAACTGGGCAGCGGCAGCCGAGGAGTTGTCCGAAGCTACCAAGCTCCTGCCAGGTCGAATCCATCTCAGCTACTATGCCGGCGAATCGTATCGCAGAGCTGGGCAGAAGGATGAAGCACAGCGCCTCTTCGAGAGCATCCTCGCGAGTCCTGCCACCGAACTCGCTGATACCCGAACCGATTCATGGCACGATGATGCTCTCTGGGCGCTAGCACAGATGGCGGCCTCCGAGGGCGATCTGATTGGCTCAGGCAAAATGATCGAGCGCATTCGAAAGGAATACCCCGGCAGTCCATACGCTGATTCTAAGGTGGCGGACCAGGCTTCGACTCAAGCGCGACTCCTCGTCGAGGCGATCAACCATCAACGTGATGCGCGTTATGACGCGGCACTGGCATCCTACTGGCAACTCATTGAGTATTGCCAAGAGATTGATCAACCCGTCGGTGAAGCACTTTTTCAACAAGCGAAGCTATTCACCTTGCTCGACCAAGTTGAAGCGGCACGCAAGTGCTTTGGGCAATGCGTCGCCCAAGGTCCTGCCAACCCGCAGTATCTGCCGGCGAGTCTCGCCCTCGGGCAGCTTGATCAAAGCACGGGACGTCACAGGCAGGCGAGTGAGCATTACCAGAACATCATTACCGAGTCACCACAGACTCTGCCTGCTCAAGAGGCTCGCTTTCGTCTAGCGAAGATGCATACTTCACAACAAGATTCCACGCTCGCGCTGAAGCTTTTGAGAGAGATCCTCGAAACAGAGGTCACCGAAGCGAACCTGCTCGACCGTCAACGCACTCGCCTGACTGAGTTGCGGCAGCATGCGCGTGAAGGCTTGATCCACGGCCACGCAAAACGAAAGGAATGGGCCGCTGTTCGAGATCATGCAGCAGGCCAGATCGCAAGTGTCGCTGAGGGCCCTCTACGGCTCTCCGCTGAGTTCTGGCTGGCGGAATCGGAGTATCGCTTGGGAAATGATGCCGAGGCCAAAGAGGCGTTCTCGAAAGTAGACCGACGCTCTCACAGTTCTCAGGCTGTGTGGACTGCGATGGCTCCTTTGAGGCTCGCACAAATCGCAGCTCGGCAGTCGAACTGGCAAGAAGTGCTGAGTATGCTCGCAGGATTCCGAGCGGAGCACCCGCAGTTTCCTTTACTGCACGAGGCAGATTATTTGGTCGGCCGCGCGCTAGCTGGGCGAGGTCGAATGAGTGAGGCACGGTCGTCCTATCAAGCGGTGCTTGATAACGCTCTGGCCGACGATACGGAGACCGCCGCGAGATCACAATGGATGATTGGCGAAACGTTCTTTCACCAAGAGAAGTATGATCTGGCTCGTGACGCTTACCAAAAAGTGATCGCTCAGTACGACTTTCCCGAGTGGCGAGTTCGGGCCGCGTTGCAGGCCGGCAAGTGTTCAGAATTGCTCGGAGAGTGGAATCAGGCCCAAAGGTTCTACAAGACGACGCTAGAGCAGGATTCCGAGATCGAAGCAAGCAGTGAATTAGCAGCGAGGCTTCGCTGGACTCAGCAGCAGATGGCTTCAAGAAAACAGAGAATCGAATAA